One region of Haladaptatus cibarius D43 genomic DNA includes:
- a CDS encoding flippase activity-associated protein Agl23 — protein MQGSDTAQTTTRSRSLPSSEESGLLARFASPVSLVILLTVFALALRFVDLGARVAHQDEARVAYWIARYAETGVWHYRPIVHGPFLVHVNSILFSLFGTNDFSMRLIVALLGGLLPLSALLFRERLRPSETVALAALFALNPILLYYSRFMRNDVPLAAVMVFALGFFVRFSDTRKLRYLFLGVASFALGFTMKENALLYVACWVGAGVLLYDHRLFLRRVGNEGIAGAIPPKLRNWFRENDKQSVALQILIGIAVTLLAVIEFFAIIIFFYAPRSQGQPGPGLWKAFSNPGMFPDIIGTATIGTWNEFMSWTGHTDHPYLPFFTDFLRTIEVGALALCLLAVVGFVVDRYSGDRPNDIVSFGFYWGVASLLGYPLVMDIKAAWALVHVVVPLAFPAAVALALVFRWGRDGYERRDDVSAIAAVVLLLLVSAQVGMAAYDTTYQNDQNPDNQLVQFAQSSSTDAKPLLSDLQRISQENEGTDVLFYGTELYSEDESADDIAPVGNGGDGWFARLPLAWYFEAVDAEVNSTNDADDLQGENPPIIITMNSVTTCSDQSGTAEDIDQHMDGYSRYQFDRYGFDSGCTVSSMAIYVENGQASANQTA, from the coding sequence ATGCAAGGTTCCGACACTGCTCAGACGACCACTCGCTCCCGTTCCCTCCCGTCGAGCGAGGAGTCCGGCCTGCTGGCGCGCTTTGCCAGTCCGGTTTCGCTCGTCATCCTCCTCACGGTTTTCGCGCTCGCGCTCCGGTTCGTTGACCTCGGCGCGCGCGTCGCCCATCAGGACGAGGCCCGCGTCGCCTACTGGATTGCCCGCTACGCCGAAACAGGGGTTTGGCACTACCGACCTATCGTTCACGGCCCGTTCCTCGTCCACGTGAACTCGATTTTGTTCTCTCTCTTCGGAACGAACGACTTCTCGATGCGACTTATCGTCGCCCTGCTCGGCGGATTGCTCCCGCTTTCTGCCCTGCTGTTCCGCGAGCGATTGCGTCCGTCCGAGACAGTCGCGCTCGCGGCCCTGTTCGCGCTGAATCCCATCCTGCTCTACTACTCGCGGTTCATGCGAAACGACGTTCCGCTGGCCGCGGTGATGGTATTCGCCCTCGGTTTTTTCGTTCGATTTTCCGATACCAGAAAACTGCGCTATCTCTTCTTGGGCGTCGCCTCGTTCGCACTCGGCTTTACGATGAAGGAAAATGCCCTTCTTTACGTCGCTTGTTGGGTCGGCGCAGGGGTTCTGCTGTACGACCACCGCCTCTTCCTGCGGCGCGTCGGCAACGAGGGAATCGCTGGCGCGATTCCGCCGAAACTGCGTAACTGGTTTCGGGAGAACGACAAGCAGTCCGTTGCGCTACAAATCCTCATCGGAATCGCCGTTACGCTGCTCGCGGTCATCGAGTTCTTCGCCATCATCATCTTCTTCTACGCGCCGCGGTCACAAGGACAACCCGGCCCGGGCCTCTGGAAAGCGTTCTCCAACCCCGGCATGTTCCCGGACATCATCGGTACTGCAACCATCGGCACGTGGAACGAGTTTATGAGTTGGACGGGCCACACCGACCACCCGTATCTGCCGTTTTTCACCGACTTCCTGCGGACGATTGAAGTCGGCGCGCTGGCGCTCTGTCTGCTCGCAGTTGTCGGATTCGTCGTTGACCGTTACTCTGGCGACCGCCCGAACGACATCGTCTCGTTCGGCTTCTACTGGGGCGTCGCAAGCCTCCTCGGTTATCCCCTCGTGATGGACATCAAAGCCGCGTGGGCGCTGGTGCACGTCGTCGTTCCACTGGCCTTCCCCGCCGCAGTCGCCCTTGCGTTAGTCTTCCGCTGGGGTCGAGACGGCTACGAACGTCGGGACGACGTGAGTGCCATCGCCGCCGTCGTCCTGTTACTGCTCGTCTCGGCGCAGGTCGGAATGGCGGCTTACGACACGACCTACCAGAACGACCAAAACCCGGACAATCAACTCGTCCAGTTCGCTCAGTCGTCGTCCACCGATGCGAAACCACTCCTCTCCGACCTGCAGCGAATCTCACAGGAGAACGAAGGCACGGACGTGCTGTTCTACGGAACCGAACTGTACTCCGAAGACGAATCCGCCGACGATATCGCACCCGTTGGAAACGGCGGCGATGGCTGGTTCGCCCGTCTCCCCTTGGCGTGGTACTTCGAGGCCGTCGATGCGGAGGTAAACAGCACCAACGATGCCGACGACCTTCAGGGAGAGAACCCGCCAATCATCATCACGATGAACAGCGTGACGACGTGTTCCGACCAGTCGGGTACCGCCGAGGACATCGACCAGCATATGGACGGCTACAGTCGGTACCAGTTCGACCGATACGGCTTCGACAGTGGCTGTACCGTCAGTAGCATGGCGATTTACGTCGAAAACGGGCAGGCGTCCGCGAATCAAACCGCGTAA
- a CDS encoding MBL fold metallo-hydrolase, translating to MEITLLGTGDTTGTPTPGCDCDTCSLARERDVERSRFSVHVRNEETGESLLVDASPDFRHQFLTHDVPLPDELLITHVHFDHLDGLGNAYRLFDSLPVHAANEIDPEKDESVADTIRDKFDYLDRISVHDHDPLTSFSACGFDVTLVPVEHPPLLCYGVVIVGNGSKLVLSGDTSYGIPDASREQMMNPGLFLADAIVPASLCEHHPAGGRHHTEDGVPRTFGYKHMTREGALSLADELGAEETRLVHVSHFYPAEEAFREPLAIDGEWYRI from the coding sequence ATGGAAATCACCCTCCTCGGCACTGGCGACACGACGGGGACACCGACGCCCGGTTGCGATTGCGACACCTGTTCTCTGGCTCGTGAGCGCGACGTAGAGCGCTCTCGGTTTTCGGTTCACGTCCGCAACGAGGAGACGGGCGAAAGCCTGCTCGTGGACGCCAGTCCCGACTTTCGACACCAATTTCTCACCCACGACGTTCCGCTTCCTGACGAACTTCTCATCACGCACGTCCACTTCGACCATCTCGACGGGTTGGGGAACGCCTACCGACTGTTCGACTCCCTGCCGGTTCACGCCGCGAACGAAATCGACCCGGAGAAAGACGAGAGCGTGGCCGACACGATTCGGGACAAGTTCGACTATCTCGACCGGATTTCGGTTCACGACCACGACCCGCTCACCTCGTTTTCGGCCTGCGGGTTCGACGTGACGCTCGTGCCGGTGGAACATCCGCCCCTGCTCTGCTACGGAGTCGTCATCGTCGGAAACGGGTCGAAACTCGTCCTCTCGGGGGACACGAGTTACGGGATTCCGGATGCCTCACGCGAGCAGATGATGAATCCCGGACTCTTTCTCGCGGACGCTATCGTTCCGGCATCGCTTTGTGAACACCATCCCGCGGGCGGCAGACATCACACCGAGGACGGTGTCCCGCGCACCTTCGGCTACAAACACATGACGCGCGAGGGCGCGCTGTCGCTGGCGGACGAACTCGGTGCGGAAGAAACTCGACTTGTCCACGTCTCGCATTTCTATCCCGCAGAAGAAGCGTTCCGCGAACCGTTGGCGATAGACGGCGAATGGTACCGAATTTGA
- a CDS encoding aryl-sulfate sulfotransferase yields MQTPSRRQSLAVGVILLCCFPLLASPLTAQSGGQETAQNPCAGTLVNPANGTTVIAVQGYSWLENGGKEPAKLVGVGPNGEVKWVHHTAEHGMVWGYDVDPMENGNLFVTGTANGETVAYEFNPRTQEHVWEESLPIHDTHDIDLINNGTQLLVANMRAYDEEAERNDDSIFVYDLEKDEVVWRWYFRNHYPKDTAKNYSNDWTHVNDVDKVGDDQYLASPRNFDQAILINKTTKEIDLQLGEDDNHDILYEQHNPDYLESEDGDPTFLVADSENERIVEYEKQDDGWNLTWELGQGDDLRWPRDADRLENGNTLIGDSKNQRVIEVTPTGEVVWEFYAPWLVYDVARLPDERAESPTMADRNVTGSYEISGDTAKYNAETMKECHSYLQSIDGWADGQEPGPNAGSDTPGVQDNDERNDGSLGGPNNTQTSSGPTSLPGFDFVVGAVALLLAVALFVWRR; encoded by the coding sequence ATGCAGACGCCCTCTCGACGGCAGTCCCTTGCTGTCGGTGTGATACTCCTTTGCTGTTTTCCGTTGCTGGCTTCGCCACTCACCGCTCAGTCGGGGGGACAGGAAACAGCGCAGAATCCCTGTGCCGGAACGCTCGTGAATCCGGCAAACGGAACGACCGTTATCGCCGTACAAGGCTACTCGTGGCTGGAAAACGGCGGGAAAGAACCCGCGAAACTCGTCGGCGTCGGGCCGAACGGCGAGGTGAAGTGGGTACACCACACCGCCGAACACGGCATGGTGTGGGGCTACGACGTTGACCCGATGGAGAACGGCAACCTCTTCGTCACCGGAACGGCGAACGGGGAAACCGTCGCCTACGAGTTCAACCCGCGAACGCAAGAACACGTCTGGGAAGAATCGCTCCCAATCCACGACACGCATGACATCGACCTCATCAACAACGGCACGCAGTTGCTCGTCGCCAACATGCGCGCCTACGACGAGGAGGCCGAGCGGAACGACGACAGCATCTTCGTCTACGACTTGGAGAAAGACGAAGTCGTCTGGCGCTGGTACTTCCGCAACCACTACCCGAAAGACACCGCGAAAAACTACTCGAACGACTGGACGCACGTGAACGACGTAGACAAAGTCGGCGACGACCAGTATCTCGCGTCCCCGCGGAACTTCGATCAAGCCATCCTCATCAACAAAACCACGAAGGAAATCGACCTGCAACTCGGGGAGGACGACAACCACGACATCCTCTACGAACAGCACAACCCGGACTATCTGGAAAGTGAAGATGGCGACCCGACGTTCCTCGTCGCTGACTCCGAAAACGAGCGCATCGTGGAGTACGAAAAACAGGACGACGGCTGGAACCTGACGTGGGAACTCGGACAGGGCGACGACCTCAGGTGGCCCCGTGACGCAGACCGCCTCGAAAACGGCAACACCCTCATCGGCGACTCGAAAAACCAGCGCGTCATCGAAGTGACGCCGACCGGTGAAGTCGTCTGGGAGTTCTACGCGCCGTGGCTGGTGTACGACGTGGCGCGCCTGCCCGACGAACGTGCCGAAAGCCCGACGATGGCTGACCGGAATGTGACCGGAAGCTACGAAATTTCGGGAGATACGGCAAAGTACAACGCTGAAACGATGAAGGAGTGCCACTCCTACCTCCAATCTATCGACGGCTGGGCAGATGGGCAGGAACCCGGGCCGAACGCTGGCTCCGACACCCCCGGCGTACAGGACAATGACGAGCGAAACGACGGGAGTCTCGGCGGGCCGAACAACACCCAAACCTCATCCGGCCCGACCTCGCTCCCCGGATTCGACTTCGTCGTCGGCGCAGTCGCACTCCTGCTCGCAGTCGCCCTGTTCGTCTGGCGACGGTAG
- a CDS encoding flippase activity-associated protein Agl23: MPSEAQSRSPVSVSSIRESLTTTATRTQLAVIGITVFALFLRLINLGARVAHQDEARVAYWMARYAENGVWFYRRFVHGPFFFHVNSFMFEIFGANDFIMRLVVALMGAALPLAALLFRKRLRPSETVALAALFALNPILLYYSRFLRNDVPLAMVMVFALGFFVRFFDTRKLRYLFLGVASFALGFTMKENALLYLACWVGAGALVYDHRLFLGRVGNEGIAGAIPPKLRNWFRENDGRTIKRTVLKGVGVVLLVVVEFLAIIVFFYAPRSQTRPGVGLWKAFSNPGMFPELIHTSTVETWQQFISWSNSSDHAYLPYLIDSLRSLEVGALALCLLAVVGFLVDRYSGDRPNALVSFGFYWGVASVLGYSLAMDIKAAWAMVHAVVPLAFPAAVGLALIFRWGREGYERGDDVSAVAAAVLLLLVSAQVGMAAYDTSYQNPQSPDNQLVQYAQSASSPDDVKPLLSDLQQISQENDGTDVLFFGEELDTPDESDNDVPPPGPGWHARLPLGWYFETADAEVASTNRSTDLAGEKPPIVVTLNNVSTCISEDGTAEDIDSYMEGYEAHQFQRYGFNSGCHVSDMTIYVEEERIISES; encoded by the coding sequence ATGCCGTCTGAAGCACAATCCCGTTCGCCAGTTTCGGTGTCGAGTATCCGCGAATCGCTCACGACCACCGCGACCCGCACCCAACTGGCCGTCATCGGCATCACGGTTTTCGCCCTGTTTCTCCGTCTCATCAATCTCGGCGCGCGCGTCGCCCATCAGGACGAAGCCCGCGTCGCCTACTGGATGGCCCGATATGCCGAAAACGGCGTTTGGTTCTATCGCCGGTTCGTTCACGGTCCGTTTTTCTTCCACGTCAACTCCTTTATGTTCGAGATTTTCGGCGCGAACGACTTCATCATGCGACTCGTCGTCGCGTTGATGGGCGCTGCGCTTCCGCTCGCTGCCCTCTTGTTCCGAAAGCGACTGCGCCCGTCCGAGACGGTCGCGCTCGCGGCCCTGTTCGCGCTGAATCCCATCCTCCTCTACTACTCGCGGTTCCTCCGAAACGATGTCCCATTAGCCATGGTGATGGTGTTCGCCCTCGGCTTTTTCGTCCGGTTTTTCGACACCAGAAAACTGCGCTATCTGTTCTTGGGCGTCGCCTCGTTCGCACTCGGCTTTACGATGAAAGAAAACGCCCTGCTGTATCTCGCCTGCTGGGTTGGTGCAGGGGCACTCGTGTACGACCACCGCCTCTTTCTTGGACGGGTCGGGAACGAAGGTATTGCGGGGGCGATTCCGCCGAAACTGCGCAACTGGTTCCGGGAGAACGACGGACGAACGATAAAGAGAACTGTCCTCAAGGGAGTCGGTGTCGTCCTGCTTGTGGTTGTCGAGTTCCTCGCTATCATCGTCTTCTTTTACGCGCCGCGGTCACAAACCCGGCCGGGAGTCGGCCTGTGGAAGGCCTTCTCGAATCCGGGGATGTTTCCCGAACTCATCCACACATCGACGGTCGAAACGTGGCAGCAGTTCATCAGCTGGTCTAACAGTTCCGACCACGCTTATCTTCCGTACCTCATCGACTCCCTCCGGTCGCTCGAAGTCGGTGCGCTGGCGCTCTGTCTCCTCGCCGTCGTCGGATTCCTCGTTGACCGTTATTCGGGTGACCGCCCGAACGCTCTCGTTTCGTTCGGGTTCTACTGGGGCGTTGCCAGTGTTCTCGGCTACTCCCTCGCAATGGACATCAAGGCCGCGTGGGCGATGGTACACGCCGTCGTTCCACTGGCGTTCCCCGCGGCGGTCGGCCTCGCGCTGATTTTCCGCTGGGGTCGAGAGGGCTACGAACGCGGCGACGACGTGAGCGCCGTCGCCGCCGCCGTTCTGTTACTGCTCGTTTCGGCACAGGTCGGGATGGCGGCCTACGATACTTCCTACCAGAACCCACAGAGTCCGGACAATCAACTCGTCCAGTATGCCCAGTCGGCATCCAGCCCTGACGATGTGAAACCGCTCCTTTCCGACCTCCAGCAAATATCACAGGAGAACGACGGTACCGACGTGCTGTTCTTCGGTGAGGAACTCGACACGCCCGATGAATCCGACAACGACGTACCGCCCCCCGGGCCGGGGTGGCACGCTCGACTTCCCCTCGGATGGTACTTCGAAACTGCGGACGCCGAGGTCGCCAGTACCAACCGCTCGACCGACCTTGCTGGTGAGAAACCACCTATCGTTGTCACGCTGAACAACGTTTCGACGTGTATCTCGGAAGATGGCACCGCCGAGGACATCGACTCGTACATGGAGGGGTATGAAGCACACCAGTTCCAGCGGTACGGCTTCAACAGTGGGTGCCACGTGAGCGATATGACGATTTACGTCGAAGAAGAGCGGATCATTTCCGAATCCTGA
- a CDS encoding polysaccharide deacetylase family protein, whose translation MTRKRVSTRRDVLKRTGMAVAGGTVVVGTSAAQSTNGKVVFTYDDGPIKDYTHAYQRAHREEDVPGCAAVPSAGVGTDGNLSAAQLRELEDNGWEIMSHSVRHRALGAMAVTEDIAPDDRKLYVESNLHGKMEGDRLVVNDGSQSATVTVRGRDSDERGEFVTLDSAVGTSFAADDGVTERYVDEVVRTSLRESRTQLEEYGVTVTNMVMPYGAYGPRTRELAGEYYTAVANGGLAIGGRGQIHRGGDITLPHLSRTMFRKGKMTETELAEFLDGVADRSALGILGGHSWHERLPPSRIKTAIRMAKERGIDIVTLRDALSSFDLTGKETNRTTQTTRTQADKTGTADDGLESGQQRTTSQSSETTAETGQPGFGWLATVAGVGGTAVLRRRLGE comes from the coding sequence ATGACAAGAAAACGCGTTTCGACGCGTCGTGACGTTCTCAAGCGAACCGGGATGGCCGTCGCCGGGGGGACAGTGGTCGTCGGAACGTCCGCTGCCCAGTCTACGAACGGAAAAGTGGTGTTCACCTACGACGACGGTCCTATCAAGGATTACACGCACGCGTATCAGCGAGCGCATCGAGAAGAGGACGTCCCGGGGTGCGCGGCCGTTCCGTCGGCAGGCGTTGGCACCGACGGAAACCTCAGCGCGGCGCAGCTCCGCGAACTCGAAGACAACGGATGGGAAATCATGTCCCACTCCGTTCGCCACCGCGCGCTCGGTGCCATGGCGGTGACCGAGGATATCGCCCCGGACGACCGGAAACTCTACGTCGAGTCCAACCTCCACGGGAAAATGGAAGGAGATCGACTGGTCGTCAACGACGGCTCGCAGTCCGCCACCGTCACGGTTCGCGGAAGAGACTCCGACGAGCGAGGGGAGTTCGTGACGCTCGATTCGGCGGTCGGAACGTCGTTCGCCGCCGACGATGGTGTAACCGAACGATACGTGGACGAAGTGGTACGAACTTCCCTCAGAGAGTCGAGGACGCAACTGGAGGAGTACGGAGTCACCGTCACGAACATGGTGATGCCGTATGGTGCGTACGGCCCTCGAACACGTGAACTCGCGGGTGAGTACTACACCGCTGTCGCAAACGGGGGGCTTGCCATCGGTGGTCGGGGCCAGATACACCGGGGTGGAGACATCACACTCCCGCACTTGTCGAGGACGATGTTCCGCAAAGGAAAGATGACCGAAACCGAGCTCGCGGAGTTCCTCGACGGGGTGGCCGACAGAAGCGCGCTCGGAATCCTCGGTGGGCACAGCTGGCACGAACGCCTTCCACCGAGCCGTATCAAAACAGCGATTCGAATGGCGAAAGAACGAGGGATAGACATCGTTACGCTCCGAGATGCGCTTTCGTCCTTCGACCTCACCGGAAAGGAAACGAATCGGACGACTCAAACGACCCGGACGCAGGCCGATAAAACAGGAACGGCCGATGACGGATTGGAATCCGGACAGCAGAGAACGACGTCTCAATCCTCCGAAACGACGGCCGAAACCGGGCAACCGGGATTCGGCTGGCTGGCGACGGTCGCCGGTGTCGGCGGTACCGCCGTGCTCCGACGACGACTCGGCGAATAA
- a CDS encoding ATP-binding protein, translated as MNSGALDVIEFLLTARIYSENQDLDENDLPPAIRQVFWHDGTIERPLQTTVETTREATELDQPWGAVSDLMFTERDTFSGNIELTQRDMAEEWFVERDEERIARNPTLAYALADRDGVDVDYESVREANRPVQADRAWIDSLLEQHFDTDEEDEDGENMLDLVDIHAPEEVELTLDDLVLTEDQEAEIHKIVKAIEHREYLAEIGLREIGKILFVGPPGTGKTSTARALGYDLDLPFVEVKLSMITSQYLGETAKNVEKVFEVAKRLSPCILFMDEFDFVAKTRRSDEHAAIKRAVNTLLKSIDNISLIQDDVLLIGATNHPDQLDAAAWRRFDEILNFPKPDVQMRSDILRVITRRMQINDFDPDELATKTQGLTGSDLRLVLREAVLEALTENRTELTQDDLLNAIQGFEERDNLKDMDMIDGDHDALVAGGDISGHSHDH; from the coding sequence ATGAATAGCGGGGCGCTGGACGTAATCGAGTTCTTGCTCACTGCGCGTATCTACAGCGAAAACCAAGACCTCGATGAAAACGACTTACCACCGGCCATCCGGCAGGTGTTTTGGCACGACGGGACGATAGAGCGACCGCTCCAGACGACCGTCGAAACGACGCGCGAAGCGACCGAACTCGACCAGCCGTGGGGTGCCGTTTCCGATTTGATGTTCACCGAGCGGGACACGTTCTCGGGGAACATCGAGTTGACCCAACGCGACATGGCCGAGGAGTGGTTCGTGGAGCGCGATGAGGAACGAATCGCGCGGAACCCGACGCTGGCGTACGCGCTCGCCGACCGCGACGGCGTCGATGTAGACTACGAGTCTGTGCGCGAGGCAAACCGCCCGGTGCAAGCCGACCGGGCGTGGATAGACAGCCTGCTCGAACAGCACTTCGACACTGACGAGGAAGACGAGGATGGCGAAAACATGCTCGACCTCGTGGACATCCACGCACCGGAGGAGGTCGAACTGACGTTGGATGACCTCGTCCTCACGGAAGACCAAGAGGCCGAGATTCACAAAATCGTCAAAGCCATCGAACACCGCGAATATCTCGCGGAAATCGGCCTGCGCGAAATCGGGAAAATCCTCTTCGTCGGCCCACCGGGAACCGGAAAAACCTCGACCGCGAGGGCGCTGGGCTACGACTTAGACCTCCCCTTCGTCGAAGTGAAACTGTCGATGATAACCAGTCAGTATCTCGGCGAGACGGCGAAGAACGTCGAGAAGGTGTTCGAGGTGGCAAAGCGACTCTCGCCCTGCATCCTCTTCATGGACGAGTTCGATTTCGTCGCCAAAACCCGACGGAGCGACGAACACGCGGCCATCAAACGCGCCGTCAACACCCTGCTCAAATCCATCGACAATATCTCGTTGATTCAGGACGACGTGCTTCTCATCGGCGCGACGAACCACCCCGACCAACTCGACGCGGCGGCGTGGCGGCGCTTCGACGAAATCCTGAACTTCCCGAAACCGGACGTGCAGATGCGCTCTGACATCCTCCGCGTCATCACGCGTCGGATGCAAATCAACGACTTCGACCCCGACGAACTGGCGACGAAGACGCAAGGACTCACCGGGAGCGACCTTCGACTCGTCCTCCGCGAAGCGGTGCTCGAAGCCCTCACCGAAAACCGAACGGAACTCACGCAGGACGACCTGCTCAACGCCATTCAGGGCTTCGAGGAGCGCGACAACCTGAAGGACATGGACATGATTGACGGCGACCACGACGCGCTGGTCGCTGGCGGGGATATAAGTGGTCACTCACACGACCACTGA
- a CDS encoding thiolase family protein, protein MSKDTTPVIVKAVRTPQGKDGGVYEAVRSEDLSTPLINTILAETGLTGDHINDLMWGVAQQRGQQDNNVARIIALLSDLGESVPATTINRWCASSMQSLISASDAIRAGQRDAIIAGGVENMSRVPMSGAYEGRNFHPEMSEQYNLPELQMGMTAEKVAEEFDIAREDQDEYALRSHQRAAAATEEGRFDDEIVPIETEDGVVEADEGIRPDTSLEALQGLPTVFKADGTVTPGNASQISDGAAATLVTSEAFAEDHGLDILAYVGDNNVAGVDPTMMGIGPVPATKGLLERTGEDIEEFDLVELNEAFASQTLYSQRELGVDDEKFNVNGGAIALGHPLGASGARLPVTLVHEMQKRDAKKGLATLCVGFGQGGAMTFERR, encoded by the coding sequence ATGAGTAAAGACACCACACCAGTCATCGTCAAAGCAGTGAGAACGCCGCAAGGAAAGGACGGCGGCGTGTACGAAGCGGTTCGAAGCGAAGACCTCTCGACTCCGCTCATCAACACGATTCTTGCAGAAACCGGTCTGACCGGCGACCACATCAACGACCTGATGTGGGGCGTCGCCCAACAGCGCGGTCAGCAGGACAACAACGTCGCGCGAATCATCGCGCTCCTCTCCGACCTCGGCGAGAGCGTTCCGGCGACGACCATCAACCGATGGTGTGCATCCTCCATGCAGTCGCTCATCAGCGCAAGTGACGCGATTCGAGCGGGCCAGCGAGACGCCATCATCGCGGGCGGGGTCGAAAACATGTCCCGCGTCCCGATGTCCGGCGCATACGAGGGCCGAAACTTCCACCCGGAGATGTCCGAGCAGTACAATCTTCCCGAACTCCAGATGGGGATGACCGCCGAGAAGGTCGCAGAAGAGTTCGACATTGCCCGCGAAGACCAAGACGAATACGCCCTCCGTAGCCACCAGCGCGCCGCAGCGGCGACCGAGGAAGGCCGATTCGACGACGAAATCGTCCCAATCGAAACCGAAGACGGAGTCGTCGAAGCAGACGAAGGCATCCGTCCGGATACCAGCCTCGAAGCCCTACAAGGCCTCCCAACAGTGTTCAAAGCAGACGGCACGGTCACGCCCGGCAACGCCTCCCAAATTTCCGACGGCGCGGCGGCCACCCTCGTCACCAGCGAAGCCTTTGCGGAAGACCACGGCCTCGACATCCTCGCCTACGTCGGCGACAACAACGTCGCCGGTGTTGACCCGACGATGATGGGAATCGGCCCGGTTCCGGCCACGAAAGGCCTGCTCGAACGCACGGGCGAGGACATAGAGGAGTTCGACCTCGTGGAACTCAACGAAGCGTTCGCCAGCCAGACGCTTTACAGCCAGCGCGAACTCGGCGTCGATGACGAGAAGTTCAACGTCAACGGCGGCGCAATCGCCCTCGGCCACCCACTCGGTGCCTCCGGCGCGCGCCTCCCGGTCACGCTCGTCCACGAGATGCAAAAGCGCGATGCCAAGAAAGGACTCGCCACGCTCTGTGTCGGCTTCGGGCAGGGTGGAGCGATGACGTTCGAACGACGGTAG
- a CDS encoding polysaccharide deacetylase family protein has product MDAAQDSGYQFYTVADYIEADVVDEPYIVLRHDVDRWADNAVSLATAEAERGINSTYYFRTSTFDPDTAQEMEAQGHEVGYHYEDLAKVRGNVEAAHARFATNLESFREHVDVRTACAHGSPLSPHLNTEMWEDARTPAEYELVGEAYSGLEFDSDGASDLLYFSDTGRDWNATVPDFGDVRSTADVVDAIESGTCPTLYLLAHPSRWATTRYQTVERTGWDIAAEAGKIAVQNAHAVQQTGGRVAEGTGIARAIRSVAMRMTGE; this is encoded by the coding sequence TTGGACGCAGCACAGGATAGTGGATACCAGTTTTACACCGTCGCCGACTACATCGAAGCGGACGTGGTGGACGAACCGTACATCGTCCTTCGACACGACGTCGACCGATGGGCCGACAACGCCGTTTCGCTGGCCACCGCGGAAGCCGAGCGCGGCATCAATTCGACGTACTACTTCAGAACGAGCACGTTCGACCCGGACACCGCCCAGGAGATGGAAGCGCAGGGTCACGAAGTAGGTTACCACTATGAAGACCTTGCGAAGGTACGCGGTAACGTCGAAGCCGCACATGCACGGTTCGCAACCAACCTCGAATCATTCCGTGAACACGTCGATGTGCGAACTGCCTGTGCGCATGGAAGTCCACTTTCGCCGCACCTGAACACAGAAATGTGGGAAGATGCGAGAACTCCCGCAGAGTACGAGCTTGTCGGCGAAGCATACAGCGGACTGGAGTTCGATTCGGACGGAGCAAGCGATTTGCTGTACTTCTCGGACACCGGTCGTGACTGGAACGCGACCGTTCCCGACTTCGGCGACGTGCGGTCAACCGCCGACGTGGTAGACGCCATCGAATCCGGCACGTGTCCGACGCTGTACTTACTGGCACATCCGAGCCGGTGGGCAACGACGCGGTATCAAACCGTCGAGCGAACCGGATGGGACATCGCCGCCGAAGCCGGAAAAATTGCGGTGCAGAATGCACACGCCGTCCAGCAAACCGGCGGACGCGTCGCCGAAGGGACGGGCATCGCACGAGCGATTCGGTCGGTTGCCATGCGGATGACAGGGGAGTAG